The following proteins come from a genomic window of Nostoc sp. ATCC 53789:
- a CDS encoding SRPBCC domain-containing protein gives MKIYTEIEIQASDEQVWNLLTDFASFPHWNLFIRQISGLLSEGEQLTVHFQPPGRDIVTFRPTVITVEPNRKLRWLWHFLIPGLFDVEHSFIIEPLASDVYDGLRLSVRFIQQESFQGLLVPLLARRLNLDVRQGFEAMNQTLKTKAERINQTTTNQFSK, from the coding sequence ATGAAAATCTACACTGAAATTGAAATTCAGGCATCCGATGAGCAAGTCTGGAACCTACTCACTGATTTTGCCAGTTTTCCACATTGGAATCTGTTTATTCGTCAAATTAGTGGTTTGCTGAGTGAAGGGGAACAGCTAACCGTTCACTTTCAGCCTCCGGGTAGGGATATTGTGACCTTTCGACCTACGGTGATTACGGTAGAACCTAATCGCAAACTGCGCTGGTTATGGCACTTTTTGATACCAGGGTTATTTGACGTTGAACACAGCTTTATCATTGAACCGTTAGCAAGCGATGTTTACGACGGGCTACGCCTAAGCGTTCGCTTCATTCAGCAAGAATCTTTCCAAGGCTTACTAGTACCTCTGCTGGCTCGTCGATTAAATCTCGACGTTCGCCAAGGGTTTGAAGCCATGAACCAAACATTGAAAACCAAGGCAGAACGCATTAATCAAACTACGACTAATCAATTTTCAAAGTAA